In the Blautia coccoides genome, GTGTAGCATCCGTCAGCTTCATAGAATCCCATATCCTGGATCAGTCCGCAGCGGCCTTTTTCTCCCTGGAATTCAATGGTGATAGGAGCATCTGAGGCGTAGGAGTTACAGGCATACAGATTATAAATGCAGCCGTTTTTGAATTGAATGGCTGCTTCCGCGGCGTCCTCCACCCGCACGGTATCGTGGCAGTGGTTATGCACGCTTCCTTCGATCCATTCAATATCACTTCCAAGCATATAACGCACCCGGTCCATGCTGTGTATGGCCTGGTCTATGAGCACACCGCCGCCTTCTCTGTCCCAGGTACCTTTCCAGTCGCTTCCTTCATAGTAGGTGTGGGGGCGGTTCCAGGTAAGATAGGAACGAGCGGAGAGGATCCGTCCGAAATATCCGGCATCCATAAGCTCTTTGAGCTTTTCCACACTTTTCGTATATCGGGTCTGGAATATAACGCCCAGTTTTCTGCCTGTGCGCTGCTGTGTCTCTATCATCTTGTCTGCGTCCTGAAGAGAAATGGCCACCGGCTTTTCTGTCAGAACATGAAGACCGGCTTCCATGGCTTTCACCGCCATGACAGGATGCAGATAATGGGGAAGACACAGGTGTATCACATCAATATCATACTGGAGTGCAGTCTCCAGATCTGTGCAGTAATGGCAGTTGAATTTTTCTGCAAAAGTCTTTGCTTTCTCCGGGTCAATATCTATGGCGCATACAAGCTCCACCTGATCTGACAGGCGGTTAAAAGCGTCTTCGTAGCATACGGAAATCCTTCCGCAGCCCATAATTGCAGCTCTGAGTTTTTTCATTTTGTACCTCCGTTGAATGATCAGAAGACGGCAGACCTGTTGAGGATCGAATCAGCATTTTATCCGATGAAAAAGCTTCCGTCCATCTCCTGCGTGAAATTATAATGAATATCAAAAAAATACTTCATGGCGCCGTTGTACAGGGCGCTGGAATCTAAGAGGCTGTAGCGCACGCTGACGGAATCTACCATACGGCGGAAACCTGTGGTGTGCAGACATTCCTGTATTTCCTGTAAAAATACAGGACCCAGGTCCTTTCCTTTGCCTCCGATAATGATCAGTTTTGGATGCACCATGCAGATCAGGTTGCACAGCGCCAGGGAAAATTCATCGGCAATCTCCCGTATCACTTTGCGGGAGACCACATCCCCGTATACGCTGGCCTGCCCCAGATCCGCATACGTGACAGCAGATGGTTTTTTAAATGCAGGACTGCTTCCTGCCTGGGTGATTCTGTCCTTTAAAGACCCCTCCCCGATCATCAGCTCCAGACAGCCCCTGTTCCCGCAGGTACACAGTTTCCCTTTGGGATTAATGGAGTAGTGGCCAAACTGGGTGTAGGACGCGCAGGCATGCCCCAACATTTCGTTTCGGATAAAGAGAGTTGCGCCGATCCCCTTGCCGAAGTTGATAAAAGCAAAATCTTTTTCTGTGATCTGTGTATAAACTTTTTCCGCGTAGGCAAAGCAGGCTGTATCGTTCAGGATGTTGACGGAAAAATCAGAGAAAGTCCGCTGCAATTCACCTACAAAATCTTTTTCGGGAAGATTCAGAGTGGTGGCGAATATCTCCCGCTTATCCGGGTCTATCATGGCGGGGACAACGATACAGATTCCCAGAAGCTGCTCTTTTTCAATCTGTCTGAGTACGGTCTGTTCTATGTAATCCCGGCACAGAGGAATGTAAGCATCAGGTGAAGAGACTTCCATCTGCATAGGGATGGAGGAAGTCCCTGTAATGTCCACCAGGGCGGCATTCAGCCTGTCCTCCTCCAGACAGAGAACCGCCACGTAGTATTGTTCTGTGCGGAGAAGCAGGCTGTTGGGCTTCCGGCCCACAGTCGTACTTCCGCCTGTCCCGGAATCATATACAAACTTCCGGGCGATCAATTCATCTACCAGGGAGGAGACAGCGGTTTTGCTCAGATGGGAATCTTTGGAGAGCTGCGCCCTTGAAGTACCCGGATTCTGGTAAATAGAATTGTACAGTTGTTTTAAATTGGTGTTTTTGATTAATTGTTGATTGACCAGTTTCATAATATATTGCTTTTCCTTTGCTTTATTATGATATAATCCTGTGATTTGCAGCGCCGTCTCTCGAAGCGCTGCTGACAGTAAAGTTTTATTACCTTAAACATATCACAAAAAGGCATGGGGTACAAATAAATTCCGTATCTCCGGGATGTGTTTGAATGGACGATCTGTGATTGCAGACTATCCAATATAAAAAGTACACAGCCTGGGTTCCAGGAAGGAATAATAGGTGTCAAAAAAATATTTCATTGCGCCGTTTAGGTAGGCGTCGCTTTGAAGCTGTGAATACCTTACACCTGAAAAGTCCACCATCCTGCGGAAACCCACATCGCGCAGTGAATTCTGCACCTCTTCTATAAATAAAGTACCCAGGTGCTGTCCTTTTCCGCCCAGAATGATCAGTTCGGGGTTCACGATACAGATCAGGTTGCTGAGCGCCAGGGCCAGATCTCTGGCCATTTTCTGCAGCGTGTGGATGGCGGCGGGGTCTTTGTAGAGGGCTGCCTTTCCCAAATCCTCAAACGTGATGGCAGAGCGCCCCAGAAGGCAGCTTTCCTTGCCGGATTCTTCCAGTCTGGCTTTTATCTGGGATTCGGAGAACATGGCCTCCAGACAGCCGTGGTTGCCGCATACGCAGAGAGGACCTTTTGGATTGACCGAATAATGACCAAACTGGGTGACAGAGCCGCTGGCCTTGCCAAGCATGTTGCCTTCTATAAATATAGTGGCGCCGATCCCCCTTCCGAAATTGATGAACGCAAAGTTCTTTTCCTT is a window encoding:
- a CDS encoding ROK family transcriptional regulator, producing the protein MKLVNQQLIKNTNLKQLYNSIYQNPGTSRAQLSKDSHLSKTAVSSLVDELIARKFVYDSGTGGSTTVGRKPNSLLLRTEQYYVAVLCLEEDRLNAALVDITGTSSIPMQMEVSSPDAYIPLCRDYIEQTVLRQIEKEQLLGICIVVPAMIDPDKREIFATTLNLPEKDFVGELQRTFSDFSVNILNDTACFAYAEKVYTQITEKDFAFINFGKGIGATLFIRNEMLGHACASYTQFGHYSINPKGKLCTCGNRGCLELMIGEGSLKDRITQAGSSPAFKKPSAVTYADLGQASVYGDVVSRKVIREIADEFSLALCNLICMVHPKLIIIGGKGKDLGPVFLQEIQECLHTTGFRRMVDSVSVRYSLLDSSALYNGAMKYFFDIHYNFTQEMDGSFFIG
- a CDS encoding Gfo/Idh/MocA family protein, giving the protein MKKLRAAIMGCGRISVCYEDAFNRLSDQVELVCAIDIDPEKAKTFAEKFNCHYCTDLETALQYDIDVIHLCLPHYLHPVMAVKAMEAGLHVLTEKPVAISLQDADKMIETQQRTGRKLGVIFQTRYTKSVEKLKELMDAGYFGRILSARSYLTWNRPHTYYEGSDWKGTWDREGGGVLIDQAIHSMDRVRYMLGSDIEWIEGSVHNHCHDTVRVEDAAEAAIQFKNGCIYNLYACNSYASDAPITIEFQGEKGRCGLIQDMGFYEADGCYTEIRNTYETTSVGPDYWGSSHHLQLRDFYESILCDRPVAIDAAEGRKTLEMVKGIYLSSLERRRIYLPFEDVCYKDLNTPK